One segment of Rhodothermales bacterium DNA contains the following:
- a CDS encoding glycosyltransferase family 4 protein, producing the protein MTRIAVAGYFPPPITGQTMATERLAALLEDVFRVDRIALNEGHDEQVETRPGIRLGKIRGYLHAGRQLRAAFRATPPDVLLWPAVSPKLLGHIRDLMAVMPALPLAARRYGVVHWGNFATLFESPLTRFTARRLVRALDGFVFLNPSLAERCAAWIPAHKRFAIPNTIDDTLCFSDAEIAGKQEDRRRHERPLRLLFLSNMIPSKGYDDVVEATALLHAREIPVELRLAGRWIDGADRRAFETRTAGELASCVTHLGPLTDRNAIRALHQWADVFVFPTYYPTEAQPLALLEAMSAGTPIVTTAHAGIPDMLAAGREALFVPPRDPEAIAGAVMDVQDAEPWQRHSEAVRRRFLADFSPEAVRRQWTALVAGAAPDSH; encoded by the coding sequence ATGACCCGCATCGCTGTCGCCGGATACTTCCCGCCCCCGATCACGGGGCAAACGATGGCCACCGAACGCCTCGCCGCGTTGCTCGAAGACGTGTTTCGGGTGGATCGGATCGCCCTCAACGAGGGGCACGACGAGCAGGTTGAAACGAGGCCAGGGATACGTCTGGGTAAGATCCGCGGCTACCTCCACGCCGGCCGCCAGCTGCGGGCCGCGTTTCGAGCTACTCCTCCGGATGTCCTGCTGTGGCCGGCCGTGTCGCCCAAACTGCTTGGCCATATACGCGACCTCATGGCGGTGATGCCGGCCTTGCCGCTGGCGGCACGCCGATACGGAGTGGTCCACTGGGGCAATTTCGCCACGCTCTTCGAATCCCCCCTCACCCGGTTCACGGCCCGCCGGCTTGTCCGGGCGCTCGACGGCTTCGTCTTTCTGAATCCGTCCCTCGCGGAACGCTGCGCCGCATGGATCCCCGCGCACAAACGATTCGCGATTCCGAACACGATCGACGACACACTCTGTTTCAGCGACGCGGAGATCGCCGGCAAGCAAGAAGACCGCCGGCGCCACGAACGGCCCCTGCGCCTCTTGTTTCTGAGCAACATGATTCCATCGAAGGGGTACGACGACGTGGTCGAAGCCACGGCGCTCCTTCATGCACGCGAAATCCCAGTGGAACTGCGGCTTGCAGGGCGCTGGATCGACGGCGCGGATCGGCGCGCGTTCGAGACGCGCACCGCCGGCGAACTGGCGTCGTGTGTTACGCACCTGGGGCCACTGACCGACCGAAACGCCATACGCGCGCTCCATCAATGGGCGGATGTGTTCGTATTCCCCACCTATTATCCTACCGAGGCCCAGCCGCTGGCGTTGCTCGAAGCCATGAGTGCCGGCACCCCCATCGTCACGACGGCGCACGCCGGCATCCCCGACATGCTGGCGGCCGGCCGCGAGGCGCTTTTTGTCCCGCCCCGCGACCCCGAGGCCATCGCCGGCGCGGTCATGGACGTTCAAGATGCCGAACCATGGCAGCGCCACTCGGAGGCTGTTCGCCGGCGGTTCCTGGCGGATTTCAGCCCGGAGGCCGTCCGCCGACAGTGGACGGCGCTGGTGGCCGGCGCCGCGCCCGACTCCCATTAA